A section of the Clostridium sp. TW13 genome encodes:
- a CDS encoding bifunctional metallophosphatase/5'-nucleotidase gives MRFKILHTNDIHSNFENFAKIVTKINELKDENTIILDAGDFADFKRVELQGTNGIAAVDLLEAAKCDAISIGNNETFGGVDKLVNMATDGRVKFITSNMNMLEGGDIPGVKKSLIIEKNNIRFLIIGASPNIGEFSALCGLEIIDDIEAIRQEIDKNKGFYDVCIFLSHLGMDKDKEIANSIEEVDVIIGGHFHILMESPEVINGTIIHTSGQFGEHLGVLNIDIDENKVKLIDGENIKVETFDMNEDITDILKRDKEIAIENLSEPLYKLDKTLWHDVMEENPITNLLADGLYKMYECDLGIINSGILNGGFKKGKMTKLKFLQAAPSPLNPTYFEIEGRYLKAALEASFDDQVLLSDGRGPGFRGKYVGKLHVSNNVKILYRKRKIQDIIINGSSLEENKVYRVTSSDYLQRGSGYIALKNNNNVIYHEWYIRDLLEKELADEEMVNECFNDRWIEA, from the coding sequence ATGAGATTTAAAATACTTCATACAAATGATATTCATAGTAACTTTGAAAACTTTGCGAAAATAGTCACTAAAATTAATGAATTAAAAGATGAGAACACAATAATATTGGATGCAGGTGATTTCGCAGACTTTAAGCGAGTAGAATTACAAGGAACTAATGGAATAGCAGCAGTAGACTTACTTGAAGCCGCAAAATGTGATGCTATATCAATTGGAAACAATGAAACTTTTGGCGGTGTAGATAAGCTAGTAAATATGGCTACGGATGGAAGAGTTAAGTTTATCACAAGCAATATGAATATGCTAGAAGGTGGAGATATACCTGGAGTAAAAAAAAGCTTAATAATTGAAAAAAATAATATTAGATTTTTAATAATAGGGGCTTCACCAAACATTGGGGAATTTAGTGCTTTATGTGGTCTTGAAATAATAGATGATATTGAAGCTATAAGACAAGAAATAGATAAAAATAAAGGTTTTTATGATGTTTGTATATTCTTGTCTCACCTTGGAATGGATAAGGATAAAGAAATAGCCAATTCCATAGAAGAGGTAGATGTTATTATAGGTGGACATTTTCATATATTAATGGAATCACCAGAAGTAATTAATGGTACAATAATTCATACCTCAGGACAATTTGGGGAGCATCTTGGAGTACTTAATATAGATATAGACGAAAATAAAGTTAAGTTAATAGATGGGGAAAACATAAAGGTTGAAACATTTGACATGAACGAAGATATAACAGATATTCTTAAAAGGGATAAGGAAATAGCAATAGAGAATCTTTCAGAACCTTTATACAAGCTGGACAAGACTTTATGGCATGATGTTATGGAAGAAAACCCAATAACAAACCTGCTAGCAGATGGATTATACAAAATGTATGAGTGCGATCTTGGTATAATTAATAGCGGGATTTTAAACGGAGGATTTAAAAAGGGCAAAATGACTAAACTTAAATTCCTTCAAGCTGCTCCATCGCCTTTAAATCCAACATACTTTGAGATTGAGGGAAGATATCTAAAGGCAGCACTTGAAGCTTCCTTTGATGACCAAGTGTTATTAAGTGATGGAAGGGGACCAGGTTTTAGAGGCAAGTATGTTGGTAAATTGCATGTTTCAAACAATGTAAAAATTTTATATAGAAAAAGAAAAATTCAAGATATTATTATTAACGGAAGTAGTCTTGAAGAAAATAAGGTTTATAGAGTAACAAGTTCTGATTACTTGCAAAGAGGTTCAGGCTATATTGCTTTAAAAAATAATAATAATGTAATATACCATGAATGGTATATAAGAGATTTGCTTGAAAAAGAATTAGCAGATGAAGAAATGGTAAATGAATGTTTTAATGATAGATGGATAGAAGCATAA
- a CDS encoding ABC transporter permease, translating into MRLYLKYLSVHVRSMMEYKTSFFLTMIGQALTTCFSFIAMYCLFDRFGGIKGYTFNQVLLCFSTICMSFSLGECFGRGFDSFSKIISNGEFDRIMVRPRSEILQVLGSRIELTRMGRLIQAIFILIYAIITCNIKWNFGKIVTLFLMIAAGTYLFFCLFKIYASFCFFTIEGLEFMNIFTDGGREIAAYPLDIYKNWVLKFFTYIVPLAFVNYYPFLFLIDKCGGNEVFYMLSPLLVFLFAIPSKILWYIGVRHYKSTGS; encoded by the coding sequence ATGAGATTATATTTAAAATATTTATCTGTTCATGTTAGAAGTATGATGGAATATAAGACTTCATTTTTTCTTACCATGATAGGACAAGCACTTACTACTTGTTTTTCTTTTATAGCAATGTATTGTTTATTTGATAGATTTGGAGGAATAAAGGGTTATACCTTTAATCAAGTGTTGTTATGTTTTAGTACAATATGTATGTCCTTTTCTTTAGGAGAGTGTTTTGGAAGAGGCTTTGATAGCTTTTCAAAAATAATATCAAATGGTGAATTTGATAGGATAATGGTAAGACCTAGAAGTGAAATTTTGCAAGTGTTGGGATCTAGGATAGAACTCACTAGAATGGGAAGATTGATACAAGCTATATTTATATTGATTTATGCAATAATAACTTGCAATATTAAATGGAATTTTGGAAAGATAGTAACCTTATTTCTTATGATAGCTGCAGGAACATATTTATTTTTCTGTCTATTTAAAATTTATGCATCATTTTGCTTTTTTACAATTGAGGGATTAGAATTTATGAATATTTTCACGGATGGCGGTAGAGAGATAGCAGCGTATCCTTTGGATATTTATAAAAATTGGGTGCTCAAATTTTTTACTTATATAGTACCTTTAGCTTTTGTAAATTACTATCCATTTCTATTTTTAATAGATAAATGTGGTGGAAATGAAGTATTTTATATGCTGTCTCCATTATTAGTGTTCCTATTTGCAATACCAAGCAAAATTTTATGGTATATAGGAGTACGTCATTACAAATCCACAGGATCTTAA
- a CDS encoding ABC transporter permease has protein sequence MKAYFSFFKIRFINGLQYRAAAYAGIATQLAWGFMYIMLYETFYKSNPSKAPMEFSQLASYIWLQQAFLALFMTWFLDNDIFDLVSSGNVAYELCRPMDLYNTWFSKSCANRLSKALLRFGPILLIAFLLPKPYKFYIPNSLEEFLLFIISMVLALLVVVGYTMFIYICTFYTVSPMGVRMVFVMIADFFAGGLIPLPLLPDWLTKYVNLTPFASMQNMPFRIYSGNLSGKDAYISVGIQAFWAVILVVLGKLMMTRALKNVVVQGG, from the coding sequence ATGAAAGCGTACTTCTCATTTTTTAAGATTAGATTTATTAATGGATTGCAGTATAGAGCCGCAGCTTATGCAGGCATAGCTACACAATTAGCTTGGGGATTCATGTATATTATGCTTTATGAAACCTTTTATAAAAGCAATCCCTCTAAAGCTCCCATGGAGTTTTCTCAACTAGCATCCTACATTTGGTTGCAACAAGCCTTCTTAGCACTTTTCATGACTTGGTTTTTAGATAATGATATTTTTGACTTAGTTTCATCAGGGAATGTAGCTTATGAACTTTGCAGACCAATGGATTTATATAATACTTGGTTCTCAAAAAGTTGTGCCAATAGACTTTCTAAGGCATTATTGAGGTTTGGACCAATTTTGTTAATAGCTTTTCTTTTACCTAAACCATATAAATTTTATATACCTAATTCTTTGGAAGAGTTTCTACTATTTATCATATCTATGGTATTAGCACTCCTAGTGGTAGTTGGCTATACAATGTTTATATACATTTGTACCTTTTATACAGTATCTCCTATGGGCGTAAGAATGGTATTTGTTATGATTGCAGATTTTTTTGCTGGTGGCTTAATTCCGTTACCATTGTTACCAGATTGGCTTACTAAATATGTAAATCTAACCCCATTTGCTTCCATGCAGAATATGCCTTTTAGAATTTATAGCGGAAATTTATCTGGCAAAGATGCGTATATTTCAGTAGGTATTCAAGCTTTTTGGGCAGTTATATTAGTTGTTCTTGGTAAGTTAATGATGACAAGAGCACTAAAAAATGTAGTGGTACAAGGAGGTTAG
- a CDS encoding ABC transporter ATP-binding protein yields the protein MIELENVCKTFKVHKRNAGLGKAVKSLFKREYDMVKALDNISFKIADGEMVGYIGPNGAGKSTTIKIMSGILYPDKGKCLINDKVPWQDRVSHVKDIGVVFGQRSQLWWDVAVGDSYELLKEIYKIPDKKYKDNLMMLTDLLDIEELIKMPTRQLSLGQRMRCEIAAALLHSPKILFLDEPTIGLDAVSKIAVREFIKTINKENKTTVILTTHDTQDIEALTKRIVLIGKGKVLLDGNLEDLKQNFSKERTMSLEYSGELKDLPQGLRILSKQSGRAALSIDTEIISTSKAISNIADMVDLRDFSLDSVSTEDVVVGLYKEYKI from the coding sequence ATGATTGAACTTGAAAACGTATGTAAGACTTTTAAAGTCCACAAGAGGAATGCCGGTTTAGGCAAAGCTGTAAAGTCGTTATTTAAAAGGGAGTATGATATGGTTAAAGCGCTAGATAATATATCCTTTAAAATAGCTGATGGAGAAATGGTTGGATATATTGGTCCCAATGGTGCAGGTAAAAGCACAACCATAAAAATAATGAGTGGCATTTTATATCCAGACAAAGGAAAATGCTTAATTAATGACAAAGTTCCATGGCAGGACAGAGTTAGCCATGTGAAAGATATAGGAGTAGTCTTTGGACAGAGAAGTCAACTTTGGTGGGATGTTGCCGTGGGAGACTCTTATGAATTACTTAAAGAAATATACAAGATACCAGATAAGAAATATAAAGATAACTTGATGATGTTAACAGATTTGCTTGACATTGAGGAACTTATTAAAATGCCAACTAGGCAGTTAAGTCTTGGACAACGTATGAGATGCGAAATAGCTGCAGCCTTATTACATAGTCCTAAAATATTATTTCTAGATGAGCCAACCATAGGCCTTGATGCCGTTTCTAAAATTGCAGTGAGAGAATTTATAAAAACTATCAATAAAGAAAATAAAACCACTGTAATCCTAACAACTCATGATACCCAAGATATTGAAGCATTGACTAAAAGAATAGTACTTATAGGAAAAGGAAAGGTTCTTCTAGATGGAAATTTGGAAGATTTAAAACAGAATTTTAGTAAGGAAAGAACTATGAGTTTAGAGTATTCAGGAGAACTTAAAGACTTGCCACAAGGATTACGTATTTTAAGTAAGCAATCAGGAAGGGCAGCTCTTTCAATAGATACAGAGATTATTTCTACGTCAAAAGCCATAAGCAATATTGCTGATATGGTGGACTTACGGGATTTTTCTTTAGATTCAGTTAGTACAGAAGATGTAGTAGTAGGATTGTACAAGGAGTACAAAATATGA
- a CDS encoding gamma carbonic anhydrase family protein produces MIINFEEKAPNIHETVYVANNATIIGNVTIGKNSSVWFNAVLRGDSSNIIIGENSNIQDNCVIHMDQEDEVRIGDNVTIGHGAIIHGCVIEDNCLIGMGAIILNGAVIKKNSIIGAGALVTQNKVIPENSLIMGSPAKVKRQLTSEEILSNRESADYYVSLSKKY; encoded by the coding sequence ATGATAATAAATTTTGAAGAGAAGGCGCCTAATATACATGAAACAGTATATGTTGCTAATAATGCTACAATTATAGGTAATGTTACTATTGGAAAGAATTCTAGCGTTTGGTTTAATGCAGTTCTAAGAGGAGATTCAAGTAATATAATTATTGGAGAAAATTCTAATATACAAGATAATTGTGTTATACATATGGATCAAGAGGATGAAGTAAGAATAGGTGATAATGTTACTATAGGTCATGGGGCTATAATTCATGGATGTGTCATAGAAGATAATTGTTTGATTGGTATGGGAGCCATAATATTAAATGGGGCAGTTATAAAGAAAAACTCTATTATAGGAGCAGGAGCTTTAGTTACTCAAAATAAAGTTATACCTGAAAACTCTTTGATTATGGGGTCTCCGGCAAAGGTCAAACGACAACTGACTTCAGAAGAAATATTAAGTAACAGAGAATCTGCTGACTACTATGTGAGCTTAAGTAAAAAATATTGA
- a CDS encoding Lrp/AsnC ligand binding domain-containing protein, whose product MIFIRRGDFLTGIQNSQLDELDLQILDILIKDCRTPYLEIARICHVSGGTIHVRMKKMEDLGIIKGTRILLNLPTLGYDVCCFVGVYVDKTSSFSAVCDELSKINEVVELHLITGNYSLFAKLVCKNITDLQDILMNKVNVISGIERTDTLISLSQPIDRNIKL is encoded by the coding sequence ATGATTTTTATCAGAAGAGGTGATTTTTTGACTGGTATACAAAACTCTCAATTAGATGAATTAGATTTACAAATACTTGATATTTTAATAAAGGATTGTAGAACTCCTTATCTAGAAATAGCTAGAATATGTCATGTAAGTGGTGGTACAATTCATGTAAGAATGAAAAAGATGGAAGACTTAGGCATTATAAAAGGGACAAGAATTCTTCTTAATCTACCTACATTAGGATATGACGTATGTTGTTTTGTTGGAGTTTATGTGGACAAAACTTCTTCATTCTCAGCAGTATGTGATGAATTATCAAAAATAAATGAAGTTGTTGAGTTACATTTAATAACAGGTAACTACTCGTTATTTGCTAAATTAGTTTGCAAGAACATAACTGATTTACAGGATATTTTAATGAATAAAGTAAATGTCATTTCTGGTATTGAAAGAACAGATACTTTAATTTCTCTTTCTCAACCTATAGATAGAAATATTAAATTATAA
- a CDS encoding DUF378 domain-containing protein gives MKALDTIALILVIIGAVNWGLIGFFQFDLVAALFGTMTGFSRIIYSLVGIAGLYAISFFAKDRYSSMD, from the coding sequence ATGAAAGCATTAGATACAATTGCACTTATTCTAGTCATAATAGGTGCTGTAAACTGGGGTCTTATAGGATTCTTTCAATTTGACTTAGTTGCAGCTTTATTTGGTACCATGACAGGCTTTAGTCGTATAATTTATTCATTAGTAGGCATTGCCGGACTATATGCTATATCATTTTTCGCTAAAGACAGATATTCTTCAATGGATTAA
- a CDS encoding putative ABC transporter permease, with translation MENFIVTNLSFMKLFLLFVIYSFFGWIFEVAYAYTHRGYFVNRGFLFGPFCPIYGSGVILILWSVDSFKDNIILLFIASTVLTSVIEYVTSYVLEKLFNSKWWDYTEDPFNINGRICLPFSLMWGAACVLIIKIVQPIFEFLIEFIPNSVLFYSLSILIVYFICDFVLTIISLIQLNKILSQMLTSYDELMGKSKQVFSNTKTKAKDTFGTMRVKYENQFEKLNFNHIRLIKAFPTVKSNKFDVIFKEIQNKFKLLTEFNIKDKNKDNGKNSSKENQ, from the coding sequence ATGGAAAACTTTATTGTAACTAACTTGTCTTTTATGAAATTATTTTTATTATTTGTTATTTATTCTTTCTTCGGTTGGATTTTTGAGGTTGCCTACGCTTATACTCATAGAGGCTACTTTGTAAATAGAGGCTTTTTATTCGGTCCATTTTGTCCAATTTATGGAAGTGGAGTTATTTTAATTTTATGGTCCGTGGATTCTTTTAAAGATAATATAATTTTGCTTTTTATTGCTTCCACAGTACTTACTTCCGTAATTGAATACGTAACTAGCTATGTACTAGAAAAACTATTTAATTCAAAATGGTGGGACTATACAGAGGATCCATTTAATATTAATGGTAGAATTTGTTTGCCATTTTCACTTATGTGGGGAGCTGCTTGCGTACTTATAATAAAAATAGTACAACCAATATTTGAATTTTTAATTGAATTCATCCCTAATAGTGTATTATTCTATTCATTATCTATTTTAATAGTATATTTCATTTGTGACTTTGTATTAACCATAATATCATTAATACAATTAAATAAGATTTTATCACAGATGCTTACTAGCTATGATGAATTAATGGGCAAATCAAAACAAGTATTTTCAAATACTAAAACCAAAGCAAAGGATACCTTTGGCACTATGAGGGTAAAATACGAAAATCAGTTTGAAAAACTTAATTTTAATCATATTAGATTAATTAAGGCTTTCCCAACAGTTAAATCAAATAAATTTGATGTCATCTTTAAGGAAATACAAAATAAATTCAAACTGCTAACAGAATTTAATATAAAGGATAAGAATAAAGATAATGGAAAAAATTCCAGTAAGGAAAACCAATGA
- a CDS encoding phosphoenolpyruvate carboxykinase, which produces MIKEFSMSNDKAVINFTAKYCSDYQTLLESDGFKRVLENFLTTAERRNTNSFKFVKEKLKVNDIHEIAKKITTTFLLLATMNVEEIADFNQEYSVLLDNRDEFISFVEALYSFWRRLERYSIVHNNRIKAGIAAVSFTEANPGFSKLILSLYRKIEKNVLGSSPNIYRQLPAGSNACMMLSDVIWPVPNGYQSLEEIPFIDTIALETPFITYPKKNTRDGMFSEIDSNPLAKARIDKDHWFCYPAKIGELLGFVYFHRDFMEHGIALCNLFELAKIEEYRGRKPDLIYVYGARDEGEELKTVFYDDEENDIMLGFVNHSEEIDYFGYMKKMCLTLHNLIMIKRGYLPTHGAMVNIVLKNGKEANVVIMGDSGAGKSESLEAFRGLSEEYISDMTVVFDDMGVMKEKDGQIYGYGTEIGAFVRLDDLDQGYAFKEMDRSIFMNPDKINARLIMPVASYKEITKGYKIDLLLYANNYTEVTEGEDSITFFDNVEEAKKVFRDGARMAKGTTTETGIVTSYFANPFGPAQKIKETDVILDRYFDLYFKNNIKVGQIKTCLGIKGSEKTGPRKAAIQLFDIINNEI; this is translated from the coding sequence ATGATTAAGGAATTTTCTATGAGTAATGATAAGGCAGTAATTAACTTTACAGCTAAGTATTGTAGTGACTATCAAACTTTATTAGAAAGTGATGGATTTAAAAGAGTTTTAGAAAACTTTTTAACCACAGCTGAGAGAAGAAATACAAACAGTTTTAAATTTGTTAAGGAAAAATTAAAAGTTAATGATATTCATGAAATAGCTAAGAAAATTACTACTACATTTCTTTTATTAGCAACTATGAATGTTGAGGAAATTGCAGATTTTAATCAAGAATATTCAGTTCTATTAGATAATAGAGATGAGTTTATCTCTTTTGTAGAAGCATTATATTCTTTCTGGAGAAGGCTTGAAAGATATTCTATTGTTCACAATAATAGAATTAAGGCAGGAATTGCAGCAGTAAGCTTTACAGAGGCTAATCCAGGTTTTTCAAAATTAATACTATCTTTATATAGAAAGATAGAAAAGAATGTATTGGGGTCGAGCCCTAATATATATAGACAATTGCCAGCAGGTTCAAATGCATGCATGATGTTAAGTGATGTTATTTGGCCAGTACCAAACGGATATCAATCATTAGAGGAAATACCTTTTATTGATACTATTGCTTTAGAGACTCCATTTATAACTTATCCTAAAAAGAATACAAGGGATGGAATGTTTTCTGAAATAGATTCAAATCCATTAGCAAAGGCTAGAATTGACAAAGATCATTGGTTCTGTTATCCAGCCAAAATAGGGGAGTTATTAGGGTTCGTTTATTTCCATAGAGATTTTATGGAACATGGTATTGCATTATGTAACTTATTTGAACTTGCAAAGATAGAAGAGTACAGAGGAAGAAAACCTGATTTAATTTATGTATATGGGGCAAGAGATGAGGGGGAAGAATTAAAAACTGTATTCTATGATGATGAAGAAAATGATATAATGCTAGGTTTTGTAAATCATAGTGAAGAAATAGATTACTTTGGATATATGAAGAAAATGTGTTTAACATTACACAATTTAATCATGATAAAAAGAGGATACTTACCAACACATGGAGCTATGGTTAACATAGTATTAAAGAATGGTAAGGAAGCTAATGTAGTAATTATGGGAGATAGTGGTGCAGGTAAGTCAGAAAGCTTAGAAGCATTTAGAGGATTAAGTGAAGAATACATTAGTGATATGACTGTAGTATTTGATGATATGGGAGTAATGAAGGAAAAAGACGGTCAAATATATGGATATGGTACTGAAATAGGTGCATTTGTTAGATTAGATGATTTAGATCAAGGATATGCATTTAAAGAAATGGATAGAAGTATATTTATGAATCCGGATAAGATAAATGCAAGACTTATTATGCCAGTAGCATCTTATAAAGAGATTACTAAAGGTTATAAAATTGACTTATTACTTTATGCAAACAACTATACTGAAGTAACAGAAGGAGAGGATTCAATTACTTTCTTTGATAATGTTGAAGAAGCTAAGAAGGTGTTTAGAGATGGGGCAAGAATGGCGAAGGGAACTACTACAGAAACAGGAATAGTGACCTCATATTTTGCAAATCCTTTTGGTCCAGCTCAAAAGATTAAGGAAACTGATGTTATTTTAGATAGATATTTTGATTTATACTTCAAAAATAATATAAAGGTAGGTCAAATAAAAACTTGTCTAGGAATAAAGGGTTCAGAAAAGACAGGTCCAAGAAAAGCAGCAATTCAATTATTTGATATAATTAATAATGAAATTTAA
- a CDS encoding lysophospholipid acyltransferase family protein → MRTFFLLFIYFFYLLVQVFRMIKLKFLYKFKGKEIAEKYTDKVLLKWVKVTNKIFGVKIRVHGRENIPNQACVFIGNHQSNFDITALIEAANLPMGFISKKEVLKVPVIGYWMKAIHCVGMDRENVREAVKVFKEGSDNIKNGHNMTIFPEGTRAKDGVMKDFKQGSFKLATKAKAPIIPVTISGTNKAYELEGKLRKATVDVTFHKPIYTAELSKEDEKNLAEKIQKIVKSAL, encoded by the coding sequence ATGAGGACGTTTTTTCTATTGTTTATATACTTTTTCTATCTTCTAGTTCAAGTGTTTAGAATGATAAAACTTAAGTTTCTTTATAAGTTTAAGGGAAAAGAAATAGCTGAAAAATATACAGATAAAGTGCTTTTAAAGTGGGTTAAGGTGACAAATAAAATTTTTGGAGTGAAAATCAGAGTACATGGCAGGGAAAATATTCCTAACCAAGCTTGTGTGTTTATAGGAAATCATCAAAGTAATTTTGATATTACAGCTTTGATAGAGGCGGCTAATTTACCTATGGGGTTTATTTCAAAGAAAGAGGTATTAAAGGTTCCAGTTATAGGCTATTGGATGAAAGCTATTCATTGTGTAGGCATGGATAGGGAAAATGTAAGAGAGGCTGTTAAAGTCTTTAAAGAGGGTAGTGATAATATAAAGAATGGTCATAATATGACCATATTTCCAGAGGGTACAAGAGCGAAAGATGGAGTTATGAAAGATTTCAAGCAAGGTAGCTTTAAATTAGCTACAAAAGCAAAAGCACCTATAATTCCTGTAACAATTTCAGGGACAAACAAGGCATATGAACTTGAAGGCAAGTTAAGAAAAGCAACTGTAGATGTCACTTTCCATAAACCCATATATACAGCAGAGCTTTCTAAAGAGGATGAAAAAAATTTAGCTGAAAAAATTCAAAAAATAGTGAAATCAGCATTATAA
- a CDS encoding ComEC/Rec2 family competence protein, with the protein MKKIFSYFLSIAIIFTCITLTSCSKSADSSIDNLTETSALRIHYIDVGQGDAILIQVNHKNFLIDSGPSDSQSKILGYLKNLHINKFDYILATHPHEDHIGNMTAIIKKYDITTFLAPKVTTNTSTFKNMLLALKNKNMHINAIKAGSKVINLGENITVEVLSPNNSSYEELNNYSPMIKLTYGSRSFLFVGDAQKEVEQEVLSKNYDVKADVLKVGHHGSSTSTSNEFLKKVNPSIAVISVGANNSYKHPNKSVIDRLKESSIKIYRTDNDGNIIIDCDGKNIKVTTK; encoded by the coding sequence ATGAAAAAAATTTTTTCTTACTTTTTATCTATAGCAATTATTTTTACCTGTATAACATTAACATCTTGCTCAAAGTCTGCTGATTCTTCTATAGATAATTTAACTGAAACCTCAGCATTGAGAATCCATTATATTGATGTTGGTCAAGGAGATGCTATCTTAATTCAAGTAAACCATAAAAACTTTCTTATTGATTCGGGGCCTTCTGATTCACAAAGCAAAATATTGGGGTATCTAAAGAATCTACATATAAATAAATTTGATTACATATTAGCGACACATCCCCATGAGGATCACATTGGAAATATGACGGCAATAATAAAAAAATATGATATTACAACTTTTTTAGCACCTAAAGTAACTACTAACACCAGTACATTTAAGAATATGCTTTTAGCTTTAAAAAACAAAAATATGCACATTAATGCTATAAAGGCTGGTTCTAAAGTAATTAATTTAGGTGAAAACATAACTGTAGAAGTATTATCTCCAAATAACTCTAGCTATGAGGAATTAAACAACTATTCTCCAATGATAAAGCTTACTTATGGCTCTCGTTCATTTTTATTTGTAGGAGATGCCCAAAAAGAAGTTGAACAAGAAGTATTATCAAAAAATTATGATGTCAAAGCTGATGTACTTAAAGTTGGGCATCATGGTAGTTCTACCTCTACCTCCAATGAATTTTTGAAAAAGGTAAATCCTTCCATAGCTGTTATTTCAGTAGGAGCAAACAATTCATATAAGCATCCTAATAAAAGCGTTATTGATAGATTAAAAGAAAGTTCTATTAAAATATACAGAACTGATAATGATGGAAATATTATTATTGATTGCGATGGAAAAAACATAAAAGTAACTACCAAATAA
- a CDS encoding ribonuclease H-like domain-containing protein, whose amino-acid sequence MIIKENQLDIDEINTEDVLAVEDNNMQYKDAIFFDLEHYVYKKPKCVGVFGCCYYDEVKDKLIVTQYMIENREEGKDILLMAENYFKVMQEKYNKKYIVTFSGNNDFSVINYLFNQNGVKYNILENFKHIDLQREYEKVIKRGVGLKALEKIFDIEREGELIAGSNLAKTFHKVMKDSEYFSRMPKEKVEKILQYNEQDVVNLFHIYVKWNKYINKLREQIELENSILESEKLSETEIDNNSEATI is encoded by the coding sequence GTGATAATTAAAGAAAATCAATTAGATATAGATGAAATTAATACTGAGGATGTATTAGCTGTGGAAGATAACAACATGCAATATAAGGATGCTATTTTTTTTGATTTAGAGCATTATGTGTATAAAAAGCCTAAATGTGTTGGTGTATTTGGTTGTTGTTATTATGATGAAGTTAAGGATAAACTAATAGTTACTCAATACATGATTGAAAACAGAGAAGAGGGAAAAGATATACTTTTAATGGCAGAAAATTATTTTAAAGTTATGCAAGAAAAGTATAACAAGAAGTACATTGTTACTTTTTCGGGTAATAATGATTTTTCAGTTATCAATTATCTATTTAATCAAAATGGTGTTAAATATAATATTTTAGAAAACTTCAAGCATATTGATTTACAAAGGGAATATGAAAAAGTGATTAAGCGTGGAGTAGGATTAAAGGCTTTAGAAAAGATATTTGATATTGAAAGGGAAGGAGAGCTTATAGCAGGTTCCAATTTGGCAAAAACTTTTCATAAAGTCATGAAGGATAGCGAATATTTTTCTAGAATGCCAAAAGAAAAGGTTGAAAAAATTCTGCAGTATAATGAGCAGGATGTAGTTAACTTATTTCACATATATGTAAAATGGAATAAGTATATTAATAAATTAAGAGAGCAAATTGAATTAGAAAATAGTATTTTAGAAAGTGAAAAATTAAGTGAAACTGAAATAGATAATAACTCTGAGGCAACAATATAG
- a CDS encoding FeoA family protein, which yields MNICNLKIGEVAKIYKIIGNDKLAKRLQALGCIQDTEIILKRIAPLGDPILISIRGFDIALRKVDAKNILIK from the coding sequence ATGAATATATGCAATTTAAAAATTGGGGAAGTAGCTAAAATATATAAAATTATAGGAAATGATAAATTAGCAAAAAGACTACAAGCTCTAGGATGTATTCAAGATACAGAAATAATCTTAAAAAGAATTGCACCTTTGGGCGATCCTATCCTAATAAGTATACGTGGTTTTGATATTGCTTTAAGAAAAGTAGATGCTAAAAATATATTAATAAAGTAG